A genomic window from Leptospira andrefontaineae includes:
- a CDS encoding metal-sensitive transcriptional regulator — translation MELDEIRKQLTHRLHRIKGQLDALEKSLHDKDEDCEKTLILLKASSQALKKFGEAYVQEYLDKCFSEKKSSASIQKNLKKAIKAAFSL, via the coding sequence ATGGAACTAGATGAAATAAGAAAACAACTTACTCATAGATTACATAGGATCAAAGGCCAGCTGGATGCTCTTGAAAAGAGTCTGCATGATAAGGATGAAGATTGTGAAAAAACCTTAATTTTACTAAAAGCTTCCAGCCAAGCTCTCAAAAAATTCGGAGAAGCTTATGTTCAAGAATATTTGGATAAATGTTTTTCAGAAAAGAAATCTTCCGCTTCGATCCAAAAGAACCTAAAAAAAGCGATCAAAGCCGCATTCTCTCTCTAA
- a CDS encoding long-chain fatty acid--CoA ligase: MRSTMMDYPLVLPSILKRAKEVHPHKEIVTKWHDNSIQRLTYGEFYKRTIRLMSALRKAGVKPGEAIATFCLNHSVHLELYFAIPSIRAVLHTINIRLFPEQLIYIINEAKDKFIFVDKSLAPAIEKNLSQIHGVQKFIIIDDKENVPFPNLPNAISYEDFLKTGDDIENFEPIDEFEAAGICYTSGTTGNPKGVVYSHRSTYLHSMSICMGDALCIREAETVLPVVPMFHVNSWGIPFASVMTGCKLVFPGKHLLGAALAELLESEEVTLTAGVPTVWNVLYQHLKKTKYNLKLHTMVVGGSAAPRGLIEGFEKDFGISILHAWGMTETSPVGTVSHLRGFMKNLDDNTRYSYRAKQGVPVPGVEIRAIDDNGKDVPKDGKTPGELLVRGPWIAASYKSGESSESFTSDGWFRTGDVVVLDEYGYMQITDRKKDLIKTRGEWISSVDMENLVMADPDVLEAAVVGRKDPVRDEAPVIFVVPVEGKEVDPKKIHDRLKDNFAHWQLPKLDDIRSVSAIPKTSVGKFDKKILRKELEE; the protein is encoded by the coding sequence ATGCGTTCCACGATGATGGATTATCCATTGGTTCTGCCTTCCATTTTAAAAAGAGCAAAAGAGGTTCATCCTCATAAGGAAATCGTAACCAAATGGCATGATAATTCCATTCAGAGATTGACGTATGGAGAATTTTACAAAAGAACGATCCGTTTGATGAGCGCTTTAAGAAAGGCCGGTGTAAAACCCGGCGAAGCAATTGCCACTTTTTGTTTAAATCATTCCGTTCACTTAGAATTATATTTTGCGATCCCGAGTATTCGAGCTGTTCTTCATACGATCAATATTCGATTATTTCCGGAACAACTCATATATATCATCAACGAAGCTAAGGACAAATTTATATTTGTAGATAAATCTTTAGCTCCTGCTATCGAAAAAAATTTAAGCCAGATCCACGGTGTCCAAAAATTTATTATCATAGACGATAAGGAAAATGTCCCATTTCCAAATCTTCCGAATGCGATTTCATACGAAGATTTTTTGAAAACAGGGGATGATATAGAAAATTTCGAACCTATCGATGAGTTCGAGGCAGCAGGGATCTGTTATACTTCCGGAACGACTGGAAATCCGAAAGGAGTTGTTTATTCTCATAGATCCACATATTTACATTCGATGTCCATCTGTATGGGCGATGCATTATGCATTCGAGAAGCTGAAACTGTTCTTCCGGTAGTTCCGATGTTCCATGTTAACTCTTGGGGAATTCCTTTCGCTTCCGTAATGACTGGATGTAAGTTAGTATTTCCTGGAAAACATCTTTTGGGCGCTGCACTTGCCGAACTATTGGAATCGGAAGAAGTTACTCTAACTGCAGGAGTTCCTACAGTTTGGAACGTTCTCTACCAACACTTAAAGAAAACAAAATATAATCTAAAACTTCACACTATGGTTGTAGGCGGTTCCGCTGCACCGAGAGGTTTGATAGAAGGTTTCGAAAAAGATTTTGGGATCTCCATTCTTCATGCTTGGGGAATGACAGAAACTTCTCCCGTTGGAACCGTTTCTCACCTTCGCGGTTTTATGAAAAATTTAGATGATAATACAAGATACTCCTATAGAGCAAAACAAGGCGTGCCTGTTCCAGGTGTAGAGATCAGAGCGATTGATGATAACGGCAAAGATGTTCCGAAGGATGGAAAAACTCCTGGAGAACTTTTAGTGCGAGGACCTTGGATCGCTGCTTCATATAAAAGCGGAGAATCTTCCGAATCTTTTACCTCCGACGGTTGGTTTCGCACAGGAGATGTTGTGGTTTTAGATGAGTACGGTTATATGCAGATCACAGATCGCAAAAAGGATCTGATCAAAACAAGAGGAGAATGGATCTCTTCTGTTGATATGGAAAACTTAGTTATGGCAGATCCGGATGTATTAGAAGCAGCCGTTGTAGGAAGAAAGGATCCTGTCAGAGACGAGGCACCGGTTATATTTGTAGTTCCTGTAGAAGGTAAGGAAGTAGATCCGAAAAAGATACATGATCGACTCAAAGATAATTTTGCCCACTGGCAATTACCGAAGCTAGATGATATTCGGTCGGTTTCTGCAATTCCAAAAACCAGTGTAGGTAAGTTCGATAAGAAAATCCTCAGAAAAGAATTAGAAGAATAG
- a CDS encoding multidrug effflux MFS transporter: MGKSNGTLILILGALTAIAPFSIDMYLPGMNEIAKDLGTPISDVQLTLTSFFFGISFGQLFYGPIVDRFGRKIPLLVGLTLYIVSSLACGFSNSVNALIFFRFLQSLGACAGMVIPRAVVRDVFSPHEGAKVFSQIILVMGIAPILAPTVGGLLLQFASWNWIFFTLTGISALMLFGSILVFQDTKGGDSSISLKIAPVIKEYIEVFSNPIFKTYVLSSGFSASVMFAYIAGSPFVFMVLNGLSQTEYSYLFGFNAFGLILSSQINRILLKKFEAATIVKYVGYSYLILCSLLIIFEVLGLGFIPMLVLIFFLVSAFGLIVPNASALAMAPFSKNAGSASALMGALQMVFGAVSTAAVSLLHDGSAYPMITVMSMSGVMSLACLFFLGKTHKKIKES; encoded by the coding sequence GTGGGCAAATCTAACGGCACTTTAATCCTAATACTTGGGGCATTGACTGCAATTGCACCTTTCTCGATCGACATGTACCTTCCAGGTATGAATGAGATCGCAAAAGATCTTGGGACTCCTATTTCTGATGTGCAACTAACGTTAACTAGTTTCTTTTTCGGAATTTCTTTCGGACAGTTATTTTACGGACCGATCGTAGATCGTTTCGGCCGTAAGATCCCTTTACTTGTAGGTCTTACGCTATACATAGTAAGTTCCTTGGCTTGCGGATTTTCAAATTCAGTTAATGCATTAATTTTCTTCCGCTTTTTACAATCTCTAGGAGCTTGTGCCGGGATGGTAATTCCAAGAGCAGTTGTAAGAGATGTCTTCTCTCCCCATGAAGGCGCTAAAGTTTTTTCTCAGATCATCTTGGTAATGGGAATTGCACCGATACTTGCTCCTACTGTAGGAGGACTTCTTCTTCAATTTGCAAGTTGGAACTGGATCTTTTTTACTCTGACAGGTATTTCGGCCTTAATGCTTTTTGGATCAATATTGGTTTTTCAAGATACCAAAGGAGGGGACTCTTCTATCTCTCTAAAGATCGCTCCCGTGATCAAAGAGTATATCGAAGTATTTTCAAATCCAATCTTCAAAACATATGTCCTGAGTTCCGGATTTTCTGCATCAGTAATGTTTGCTTATATAGCTGGTTCTCCATTTGTATTTATGGTCTTGAATGGGCTCTCCCAAACTGAGTACAGTTATCTTTTTGGATTTAATGCATTCGGTCTGATCCTTTCTAGTCAGATCAATCGGATCCTTCTCAAAAAATTCGAAGCAGCAACTATCGTGAAGTATGTAGGATATTCTTATCTGATACTATGCTCTTTGCTTATTATCTTTGAAGTTTTAGGTTTAGGGTTTATTCCTATGCTTGTTTTGATATTTTTCTTGGTGAGCGCTTTCGGACTGATCGTTCCAAATGCTTCTGCACTTGCAATGGCCCCTTTTTCCAAAAACGCGGGAAGCGCATCCGCTTTGATGGGAGCATTGCAGATGGTATTCGGTGCAGTTTCTACAGCAGCAGTCAGCCTTCTTCATGATGGAAGCGCTTATCCAATGATCACTGTGATGTCTATGTCCGGTGTAATGTCTTTGGCTTGTTTATTCTTCTTAGGGAAGACCCATAAGAAAATTAAAGAATCTTAA
- a CDS encoding YgaP family membrane protein: protein MENTNTQSWYLERVLFLIAGSVSLIGLIVANFFSPWGLLLNLLVGINMILFSVTGFCPMGFVLTRLGVPKKCGSDR from the coding sequence ATGGAGAATACAAACACTCAAAGCTGGTATTTGGAGAGAGTCTTATTCCTGATTGCGGGATCAGTCTCTTTGATCGGCTTAATCGTCGCGAACTTTTTCAGCCCATGGGGACTTCTTCTGAATCTTTTAGTTGGGATCAATATGATCCTATTCTCCGTGACAGGATTTTGCCCGATGGGTTTCGTTCTTACTCGATTGGGCGTCCCTAAAAAATGCGGATCTGATAGGTAA